From Triticum aestivum cultivar Chinese Spring chromosome 4A, IWGSC CS RefSeq v2.1, whole genome shotgun sequence, a single genomic window includes:
- the LOC123087050 gene encoding SCARECROW-LIKE protein 7: protein MAYMCADSGNLMAIAQQVIQQQQQHNQQQQRHHHHHHHLAPPPMPMPPAPAPPHAQIPGSLPFGAAGSAAWPQGENFFSDVFGASAADAVFSDLAAGADFDSDVWMESLIGDAPVFQDSDLDRLIFTTPPPAEAEAEAVARDENAPAALPPVAATAQAACSSPGSADASCSAPILQSLLACSRAAAASPGLAAAELAKVRAAATESGDPAERVAFYFSDALARRLACGGAAQLDTASDARLASDEVTLCYKTLNDACPYSKFAHLTANQAILEATGAATKIHIVDFGIVQGIQWAALLQALATRPEGKPSRIRISGVPSPYLGPHPAASLAATSARLRDFAQLLGVDFEFVPLLRPVHELDRSDFSVDPDEVVAVNFMLQLYHLLGDSDEPVRRLLRLAKSLGPAVVTLGEYEVSLNRAGFVDRFASALSYYRAVFESLDVAMARDSEDRATLERSMFGERIRRAVGPPEGADRTDRMAGSAEWQALMEWCGFQPVRLSNYAESQAELLLWDYDAKYKYSLVQLPPAFLSLAWEKRPLLTVSAWR, encoded by the coding sequence ATGGCGTACATGTGCGCCGACAGCGGCAACCTCATGGCCATCGCGCAGCAGGtgatccagcagcagcagcagcacaaccagcagcagcagcggcaccaccaccaccaccaccacctcgccccgccgcccaTGCCGATGCcgcccgcccccgcgcccccgcacgCGCAGATCCCGGGCTCGCTGCCGTTCGGGGCCGCCGGGTCCGCGGCCTGGCCCCAGGGAGAGAACTTCTTCTCCGACGTCTTCGGGGCGTCCGCCGCGGATGCCGTTTTCTCCGACCTCGCCGCCGGCGCGGACTTCGACTCCGACGTGTGGATGGAGAGCCTCATAGGCGACGCCCCCGTGTTCCAGGACTCGGACCTCGACCGCCTCATCTTCACCACCCCGCCcccggccgaggccgaggcggaggCCGTCGCGCGGGACGAGAATGCGCCGGCCGCGCTCCCCCCGGTCGCCGCCACGGCGCAGGCGGCGTGTTCTTCCCCGGGCTCAGCCGACGCGTCCTGCTCCGCCCCCATCCTCCAGTCCCTCCTCGCCTgctcccgcgccgcggcggccagCCCAGGCctcgccgccgcggagctcgccaaggTCCGCGCCGCGGCCACCGAGTCCGGGGACCCCGCGGAGCGCGTGGCCTTCTACTTCTCCGACGCGCTCGCTCGCCGCCTCGCCTGCGGCGGCGCGGCGCAACTCGATACGGCGTCCGACGCGCGGCTCGCCTCCGACGAGGTCACGCTCTGCTACAAGACGCTCAACGACGCCTGCCCCTACTCCAAGTTCGCGCACCTCACCGCCAACCAGGCCATCCTGGAGGCCACGGGCGCGGCGACCAAGATCCACATCGTCGACTTCGGCATCGTGCAGGGCATCCAGTGGGCGGCGCTCCTCCAGGCGCTGGCCACGCGCCCCGAGGGGAAGCCGTCTCGGATTCGCATCTCCGGCGTCCCCTCGCCGTACCTGGGGCCGCACCCCGCGGCGTCCCTGGCCGCCACCAGCGCGCGCCTCCGCGACTTCGCGCAGCTTCTCGGGGTGGACTTCGAGTTTGTCCCGTTGCTCCGGCCGGTGCACGAGCTCGACCGGTCCGACTTCTCGGTCGACCCCGACGAGGTCGTGGCCGTCAACTTCATGCTCCAGCTCTACCACCTGCTCGGCGACTCCGACGAGCCGGTGCggcgactcctccgcctcgccaaATCGCTCGGCCCGGCGGTGGTCACCCTCGGGGAGTACGAGGTGAGCCTCAACCGCGCCGGCTTCGTCGACCGATTCGCCAGCGCGCTCAGCTACTACCGGGCGGTGTTCGAGTCGCTGGACGTGGCGATGGCGCGGGACTCCGAGGACAGGGCGACGCTGGAGCGGAGCATGTTCGGGGAGCGCATCCGCAGGGCCGTCGGGCCGCCCGAGGGCGCCGACAGGACCGACAGGATGGCCGGCAGCGCCGAGTGGCAGGCGCTCATGGAGTGGTGCGGCTTCCAGCCCGTCCGCCTCAGCAACTACGCCGAGAGCCAGGCCGAGCTCCTGCTCTGGGACTACGATGCCAAGTACAAGTATTCGCTCGTCCAGCTGCCGCCGGCGTTCCTCTCGCTCGCGTGGGAGAAGCGGCCTCTGCTCACCGTCTCCGCCTGGCGGTGA